The following DNA comes from Sporichthyaceae bacterium.
TCTCCGTCGGCGCCGGTCTGCTGTTGGGTGGCCGCAGCTTGCGCGAGGAGAAAAAGCGACAACTGACGCGGCGTCAGGCCCAAGCCAAACTGGCGGTGCGGCAATACGCGGAGGACGTGATCTTCCACGTGGGCAAGGATTCCCGGGACATGTTGCGCCGGGTGCAGCGCGAACTGCGCGACCACTTCACCGGCGTGGCCACCGAGTTGGACCTGGCGCTGCAGGCCTCGGTGCGCACCGCCGAGGATGCGGCTCACGCGTCGTCGGCGGACCGGGATGCGTTGGTCCGCAAGCTGCGCGCGCAGGCGGAGGCGATCGCCGGGGTGGAGGCCGCCGCCCGGCGGCTGTCGAACGTGCCGGCCGCGGTTGGCTGAGGTGAGCAGACCGAGCATGCGCGACCAGGTCGCGGCGCTGCTGCGCCGGGCCATGAGCGTGTACTCCGAGCAGCCCGAGGCGCGCGCCGAGGTGTTGCGCTGCCTGGAACGGTTGGACGGCCCGATTCGGGTGGCCATCGCGGGCAAGGTGAAGGCGGGCAAGTCCACGCTGCTCAATGCGCTGGTGGGGGAGATCATCGCGCCCACCGACGCAGGGGAGTGCACGCGCATCGTCACCTGGTACCGCGATGCCGAGGCCCCGCGCATCCTGCTGTTCCCGTCGGCCGGGCCGGCCCGCGACCTGCCGATCGTGCGCCAGGACGGCAAGCTGGAGATCGACCTGCAGGGCGCGTCTCCCGCCGAGGTGGACCGGTTGGTCATCGACTGGCCTAATTCCAGCTTGACCGCGATGACCCTGATCGACACCCCGGGCATCGCCTCCGTGGCGGTGGACACCTCGGCGCGCACCGAGGCATTCCTCACCCCGGGCACCGGTGCCGAGCCCGGTGGGGCAGACGCGGTGGTCTACCTGATGCGCCACGTGCATGCCGACGACGTCGGGTTTTTGCAGGCCTTCCACGCCAACGCCGGCGTGGGTTCCTCGCCGGTGAATACGGTCGCGGTGCTCTCCCGGGCCGACGAGATCGGCGCGGGCCGGGTGGACGCGTTGGTCTCGTCCGGGCAGATCGCGCACCGCATGCGCGGCGATGAGACCATCCGGGCGCTGTGCCAGACCGTACTGCCGGTGGCCGGGCTGCTCGCGGAGACCGGGCGCACCCTGCGGCAGGCCGAGTTCAACGCCCTGGCCCAGTTGGCCGCCGTGGACCGGGACCTCGCCGACGCGATGCTGCTGTCCGCTGATCGGTTCGTGATCGAGGCCGGCGAGGCCGCCGCAGACGTGCCCTCGGTCGCGGTGCGCCGCGAGTTGTTGGCGCGGCTGGGCATGTTCGGCGTGCGCATCGCGCTGCCGCTGATCCGGCAGGGCTGCAACAACGCTTCCGCGCTGGCCGAGGAGCTGGTGCGGCGCAGCGGCCTGGCCGAGCTGACCGACTGCCTGGATGCCCTGTTCGCCGAGCGGGCCGACCTGCTCAAGGCGCGCTCCGGGCTACTCGGGTTGGACCTGGTGGTCCGCGCCTACCCCAATGACTCCTCGGAGGCCTTGCTCGGTGAGATCGAGCGGATCACCGCCGGGGCGCACGAGTTCGTGGAGTTGAGCCTGCTCGCCTCGTTGCGTGCGGGCACCGTGCCGTTGGATCCCGGGGAGATCGTCGAGGCGGAGCGGATGCTCGGCGGCTCCGGGCAGAAGCTGCACGTGCGACTGGGCCTGGAGGAGGACGCGGGCGCGGCGGCGTTGCGCGCCGCGGCCACGGATGCGTTGACCCGGTGGCGGCGGCGGGCGGAGAACCCGGTGTCGGTGCGCGCCGTGGCGGACGCGGCGCGGGTGATCGTGCGGACGTGTGAGGGCATCATCGCGGGGCTGCACGCGGACTGAGCTGTGCTCGCTACGACAGGTTCGCCCGCAGTAAGGAGAAGAGCTCGGCGCGGGAGCCGGCGGCGCAGCGTTGCCGGATACGCGCCACGTGGTGCTCGACGGTTTTCGCGGAAATGAACAGCCGCTCGCCGATGTCCTTATACGTCAGGCCGTCCAGCAGCAGGGCGGCGACCTCGCGTTCGCGGTCGGAGAGTTCGAGGCCGTCTGCCACGGGTGACAGCTCGTCAGTTTCGTCGGTGACCGGCGCCGGGCGCAGGCTGCGGGCGCAGCTGAGCAGGGCGGCCATCACGGTGCGGTCCTCGGCGCGCACCGCGGCCTGGCCGGCCAGCCGGGAGGCGTCCCAGGCGTGGCCGATGCGGTGCAGGCGCCGCGCGGCGCTGTCCACCTCGGCGGCGTCGATCTGCCCGGCCAGTACCGCCAACCAGCAGCGCCCGGCCGCGGCCAGTACCGCTGCGTGCGGGTAGCGTTCCGCGGCGCTCTCCAGTGCGGCCACATGGGGGGCCGCGGCCTCCGTGCGGTCGGCCAGGCCGGCGGCCTGCACGCCGTACCAGTGCATCGGCGCCGCCCAGAGTGGCGGGGACCCCAGCCGGTCCAGCAGCGCCCACATCTCGGCCACGTGTGGGGCGACCCAGTCCTCTTCACTCAGTCGCACCGCGCCCACCCATAGTTCGCCGACCGCATGCAGGGCGTAGAGGTCGACCGGGTGGCGCACGATCGCCTGCCGAGCGCGTTGCCAGGCCTGCTGCAGCAGACCCAGATCACCCTCCCGGCGGGCGATGCCCACCTCGATCGCGGCGGCGGTCAGCTCCTCCCGCGGCTCGAACTGACGATCAGTCAGCAACAAGCCGCGGGCCCGGTCCAGATCCCCGCGCTGCATGGCCGTCCAGGCCTGCAGCACGCGGTGCCGGGTCCGGGCGAACACCCCACCCAGATCCACCTCGACCGCGCGGGTGAGCACCGATTCGGCAACCCCGAACTCGCCGACGTTCAGTGCCACCACGGCGGCCAACGCGGCCGGGGTGTCGGGCAACAACGTGTTCCGCGCGGCCGGCTCCAACAGCCCGGCCGCCCGGGTGAGCTTGGACAACGCCGCGGTGGGCGGTCCGGTGATGCTGTCCAACAGTCCCGCCGCCACCAGCGACTCCACGCCGTCCCCGAGAGTCGGGATGCGGGAGGTCACCGGTGCCGCCGCGGCCCGTGCGCCGGCCAGGTCGCCGGTGCCGAGCAGGGCGGGCACCGCGGCCGGGCACTGCTGCCCCGACGTCGCGGCGAACCAACGGTGCAGGTCGGCCGCCCGGCTCAACATGCCGCGCCCGGACAGCACCGCGGCGGCCACCGCCACCGCGAGGTCCCGGTCGGCCGCGTTCGGATCGCCGACGGCAACGTCGGCCAGCCGCAGTGCGCCGTCGCGGTCCCCGGTCAGCGCGACCGCGCGGGCCAGTCGAGCGGCCACCCGATTCAGCGGAGTACCCGAGCGCACCGCGTCGGCCAGCATCGCGGCCAACCGGGCCGGGTCGACCTGCAGAGTTTCCGCGATCAGCCCGTCTTCGACGCTCGGCGTGGCGTCCGCGCCGCCCAGCAGCGCATCGGTGTCCAGCGGTGCGGTTTCCTCCGCAACCGCCGCCCTGGTGCGGGGCACGATCAACGCCGGTGCCGGTGCCACGCGTGTCCCTCCCTGCCCGGAGTTGGATACGTTCAGCGCGCTGTTCAATCA
Coding sequences within:
- a CDS encoding dynamin family protein, which translates into the protein MSRPSMRDQVAALLRRAMSVYSEQPEARAEVLRCLERLDGPIRVAIAGKVKAGKSTLLNALVGEIIAPTDAGECTRIVTWYRDAEAPRILLFPSAGPARDLPIVRQDGKLEIDLQGASPAEVDRLVIDWPNSSLTAMTLIDTPGIASVAVDTSARTEAFLTPGTGAEPGGADAVVYLMRHVHADDVGFLQAFHANAGVGSSPVNTVAVLSRADEIGAGRVDALVSSGQIAHRMRGDETIRALCQTVLPVAGLLAETGRTLRQAEFNALAQLAAVDRDLADAMLLSADRFVIEAGEAAADVPSVAVRRELLARLGMFGVRIALPLIRQGCNNASALAEELVRRSGLAELTDCLDALFAERADLLKARSGLLGLDLVVRAYPNDSSEALLGEIERITAGAHEFVELSLLASLRAGTVPLDPGEIVEAERMLGGSGQKLHVRLGLEEDAGAAALRAAATDALTRWRRRAENPVSVRAVADAARVIVRTCEGIIAGLHAD
- a CDS encoding LuxR C-terminal-related transcriptional regulator, with product MAPAPALIVPRTRAAVAEETAPLDTDALLGGADATPSVEDGLIAETLQVDPARLAAMLADAVRSGTPLNRVAARLARAVALTGDRDGALRLADVAVGDPNAADRDLAVAVAAAVLSGRGMLSRAADLHRWFAATSGQQCPAAVPALLGTGDLAGARAAAAPVTSRIPTLGDGVESLVAAGLLDSITGPPTAALSKLTRAAGLLEPAARNTLLPDTPAALAAVVALNVGEFGVAESVLTRAVEVDLGGVFARTRHRVLQAWTAMQRGDLDRARGLLLTDRQFEPREELTAAAIEVGIARREGDLGLLQQAWQRARQAIVRHPVDLYALHAVGELWVGAVRLSEEDWVAPHVAEMWALLDRLGSPPLWAAPMHWYGVQAAGLADRTEAAAPHVAALESAAERYPHAAVLAAAGRCWLAVLAGQIDAAEVDSAARRLHRIGHAWDASRLAGQAAVRAEDRTVMAALLSCARSLRPAPVTDETDELSPVADGLELSDREREVAALLLDGLTYKDIGERLFISAKTVEHHVARIRQRCAAGSRAELFSLLRANLS